ATTTAGGCTTCAACAAACTCTTCCCAATACCCCAAAGCACCAGTACCACCCCAATAAGGAAAAGCACCAACACCACCGGCATTTCAATAAAGTTCGTCAGATACTTATAAGGCTCCATGAAGATTTCTCCCGTCTCCGGATTCACAGCATATCCATCCGCCAACAGTGTACGGATAACGAATGACAAAAAGAATACCAGGAACAACACCGAATTTCCTATCAGGGAACGACGGCTACGTGCCACCAAATCTTTATCATCAATATTATTAATAAAGTACAATGCACCCAAAATACGCGCAAGGAAGAATACAGCCAATCCCAGCACTACATTCCATGGGTTAGCCAATGCATCCAGTCCGTGCCAGCCATTTGCCCAATGGCTGATAACAGGCATCACCGTATTCGTCATACTGGCTTTATTGATATAAAACTCCGAACCTGTAAAGAACGTAGCCACCGCACCACCCAGCAGCACCGGACCTACTACACCGTTAATCACCAGGAAAGTACGATATGTATTTTTTCCCAGCAGATTACCCGCCTTGCTCTGGAATTCATAACTGACAGCCTGCAACACAAAGCTAAACAGGATAATCATCCACAACCAGTATGCACCACCAAAACTCGTACTGTAAAACAATGGGAACGATGCAAAAAATGCACCGCCAAACGTAACTAACGTCGTAAATGTGAACTCCCATTTCCGCCCTGTAGAGTTAACCATCATCTTCCGATGTTCTT
The nucleotide sequence above comes from Bacteroides intestinalis DSM 17393. Encoded proteins:
- a CDS encoding cytochrome d ubiquinol oxidase subunit II, producing MSYVFLQQYWWFVVSLLGALLVFLLFVQGGNSLIFCLGKTEEHRKMMVNSTGRKWEFTFTTLVTFGGAFFASFPLFYSTSFGGAYWLWMIILFSFVLQAVSYEFQSKAGNLLGKNTYRTFLVINGVVGPVLLGGAVATFFTGSEFYINKASMTNTVMPVISHWANGWHGLDALANPWNVVLGLAVFFLARILGALYFINNIDDKDLVARSRRSLIGNSVLFLVFFLSFVIRTLLADGYAVNPETGEIFMEPYKYLTNFIEMPVVLVLFLIGVVLVLWGIGKSLLKPKFDKGIWFTGIGTVLAVLALLLVAGYNHTAYYPSTNDLQSSLTLANSCSSEFTLRVMFYVSFLVPFVLAYIFYAWRSIDIHKIDEKEMKDGGHSY